A stretch of the Pseudalkalibacillus hwajinpoensis genome encodes the following:
- a CDS encoding MFS transporter: MNKRVYLLTIVSFVVGMVELIIGGILDLVAEDLQISLGKTGLLISVFSIVFALMGPVLLSVTAKIERKKLMLFSLVIFLIGNLIAVISTTFSLLMTARIISAASGSLLVVLCVTIASNIVKQEYRARAIGVVFMGISASLVLGVPIGLMLGNAFGWKAPFVLILVLTLLSMVGVTLFMEKIQPKPAVPLRKQLQTLKDRRVFSAQLTSLMFLTGHLTLYGYLTPFLKTTLGLSGSWVSIVYLIFGVAAVAGGGLGGMASDRFGTRPTILISILVFAVAMFIIPFSTFSFPVFLIIMVIWSMLSWGITPAQQSYLIELAPESSDIQQSLNNSALHLGIALGSSVGAFVIENSSVEMNATVGSVFILLSLAAAVFSMKRGSGNTSTQLNNQAG, encoded by the coding sequence ATGAATAAACGTGTTTACTTACTTACGATTGTTTCATTTGTAGTAGGAATGGTGGAATTAATTATAGGAGGAATTCTTGATCTTGTAGCAGAAGATCTTCAAATAAGTTTGGGGAAGACAGGTTTATTAATTAGTGTTTTCTCTATCGTATTTGCATTAATGGGTCCTGTTCTACTTTCTGTAACTGCAAAGATAGAACGGAAAAAATTGATGCTATTCTCACTCGTTATTTTTTTAATAGGGAATCTAATTGCAGTCATTAGTACAACGTTTAGTCTGTTAATGACAGCGAGAATCATCTCGGCGGCAAGTGGTTCTCTTCTTGTTGTGCTATGTGTCACTATTGCTTCAAATATAGTAAAACAGGAATATCGCGCAAGAGCTATAGGGGTTGTATTTATGGGGATTAGCGCTTCTCTAGTTTTGGGAGTGCCAATTGGATTAATGCTTGGAAATGCTTTTGGATGGAAAGCGCCTTTTGTTTTAATCCTAGTTCTCACACTGTTATCAATGGTGGGAGTTACCTTGTTTATGGAAAAGATTCAGCCTAAACCCGCGGTTCCACTTCGAAAACAGCTACAAACCCTGAAAGATAGACGTGTATTTTCAGCACAGTTAACATCCTTAATGTTTTTAACAGGTCACCTAACTCTTTATGGATATCTAACGCCGTTTCTCAAAACAACGCTTGGATTATCGGGAAGTTGGGTAAGTATTGTTTATCTGATCTTTGGAGTGGCTGCAGTTGCCGGGGGCGGACTAGGTGGAATGGCTTCAGATCGATTTGGAACAAGACCAACAATACTTATATCGATTCTGGTTTTTGCTGTTGCGATGTTTATTATTCCCTTTTCAACTTTCTCCTTTCCAGTCTTTCTTATCATAATGGTAATTTGGAGTATGCTGAGCTGGGGGATTACACCTGCACAACAAAGCTATTTAATTGAACTTGCGCCAGAATCATCTGATATTCAACAAAGCCTGAATAATTCTGCTCTTCACCTCGGAATTGCACTGGGCTCCTCGGTTGGAGCTTTTGTCATTGAAAACAGCTCAGTTGAAATGAATGCCACTGTTGGAAGTGTCTTTATTTTACTTTCACTTGCTGCCGCGGTATTTTCTATGAAGAGAGGTAGCGGGAATACGTCAACGCAATTGAACAATCAAGCAGGTTAG
- a CDS encoding TrmB family transcriptional regulator has protein sequence MLQQFGFTQYESQVYEALITIDEALDATAIVKRSGVPRSKVYDVLRRMIEKGMVLESTTEKKRLYTALPIDSAITKLKSDFNENITQLKSIQTRKKQADDRVWTLKEDQSIHSLVSELLQHSSSSIIFSGWADDIEQHLSLLAEKEAEGVIVELHSIGEIDSNLNNVTTLIPDSAHQKLERSRIVIVDNEDVLFAGIEDTSWQAIHTKSRPLVTFFTEFFYHDIALTEITRKFGSSMMEDPHLRDLLLKLRY, from the coding sequence ATGCTGCAACAGTTTGGATTTACTCAATATGAAAGTCAAGTCTATGAAGCACTGATCACAATAGATGAAGCACTGGATGCCACAGCTATTGTAAAACGTTCTGGTGTTCCTCGTTCCAAGGTTTATGACGTTCTCCGTCGTATGATTGAGAAAGGGATGGTGTTAGAATCAACCACTGAGAAAAAAAGACTATATACCGCTCTTCCAATTGATTCAGCGATCACCAAGCTTAAAAGTGATTTCAACGAAAATATTACACAATTAAAATCAATTCAAACTCGTAAGAAGCAAGCAGATGATCGCGTTTGGACACTTAAAGAAGACCAGTCGATTCATTCCCTTGTCTCAGAGTTACTTCAACATTCATCGAGCTCTATTATCTTTTCGGGCTGGGCCGATGATATCGAGCAGCACCTCTCCTTACTTGCGGAAAAAGAAGCTGAAGGCGTTATCGTTGAATTACATTCAATTGGAGAGATAGATTCTAACCTTAATAACGTAACAACTTTAATTCCCGACAGCGCTCACCAAAAGTTAGAGCGGAGTCGTATTGTTATTGTAGATAATGAGGACGTTCTATTTGCCGGAATCGAAGATACAAGCTGGCAGGCGATTCACACCAAATCACGACCACTAGTTACCTTTTTCACAGAGTTCTTCTATCATGATATTGCATTAACTGAAATTACAAGAAAATTTGGGTCTTCAATGATGGAAGATCCTCATTTAAGAGATCTATTATTGAAATTACGTTATTAG
- a CDS encoding AbrB/MazE/SpoVT family DNA-binding domain-containing protein, producing the protein MKSTGVVRKIDELGRIVIPKELRRTLDINVKDPIEIFTSENRVVLQKYQADMACMVTGEILDENQTFGNGNIVLSPEGMALLREELEMKLGKKNEEILKAK; encoded by the coding sequence ATGAAGAGTACTGGTGTGGTTAGAAAAATTGATGAACTAGGCCGAATTGTCATTCCAAAAGAACTCCGACGAACTTTAGATATTAACGTGAAAGATCCAATTGAAATCTTCACAAGTGAAAACAGGGTGGTCTTACAAAAGTATCAGGCAGATATGGCATGTATGGTTACTGGAGAGATATTAGACGAAAATCAAACATTTGGAAATGGAAACATTGTTCTTAGCCCAGAAGGAATGGCGCTTCTGAGAGAAGAATTGGAAATGAAGCTAGGAAAGAAAAATGAGGAAATACTTAAAGCGAAATAA
- a CDS encoding MarR family winged helix-turn-helix transcriptional regulator, whose product MNKKLCEAVELFEEVIMYGTERIIRSFEHQLFEEYSSEQLQMLQIISKSGRISPGKLASLQGVHKSAISNRYKKLEMKGLVVTVDSEEDLRGKSITLTEKGNDVVDLFDKVIYEHVEKIVLNDFHEEEIDEFLRIFRKLSSILKAEGDAK is encoded by the coding sequence ATGAATAAGAAGTTATGTGAAGCCGTTGAGCTTTTCGAAGAAGTGATCATGTATGGAACAGAACGAATTATTCGTTCTTTTGAGCATCAACTATTTGAAGAATATTCTTCAGAGCAGCTTCAGATGCTTCAAATTATTTCTAAATCAGGTCGTATTTCACCTGGGAAGCTCGCTTCTTTACAAGGCGTTCACAAAAGCGCTATATCAAACCGTTACAAAAAACTTGAGATGAAAGGACTCGTGGTCACAGTTGATTCCGAAGAGGACCTAAGAGGGAAATCGATTACGCTTACTGAAAAAGGAAATGACGTTGTCGACTTATTTGATAAAGTGATCTATGAACATGTAGAGAAAATCGTTTTAAACGATTTTCATGAAGAGGAAATCGATGAATTCCTGCGTATTTTCCGCAAGTTAAGTTCAATTTTAAAAGCAGAAGGAGATGCAAAATGA
- a CDS encoding MMPL family transporter, producing the protein MRQILKFKWPIAIALIALTAVLFVLSPNLTKQAEDAGTFQLPENADSKIAADILEEAGAGDETISLVFTFDEPVNEDSKEKVSSIAEEIAGEGSLIKEVLDPFESEEMSDQLVSDDEQTILLPITVDGTDDEVNELANHIRQDLIPDNTTAYLTGESIINHDVNESAQKGLERTEIITVVLIFVLLLAVFRSITTPFIPLLAVGVTYLLSQSIVAFLIDWIGFPVSNYTQIFLVAVLFGIGTDYCILLLSRYKEELTEGHSVEDAIVNTYKTAGRTLLISGLAVFIGFAAIGFADFPIFKSAVGVAVGIAILMLVLFTLVPFFMALLKDKLFWPSKKSASHKDSKLWTSFGRFSINKPIWSMLVVAVIMVPLLFTYDDQLSFNTVNEIGSDYESVKGLDAIEEGFGQGDSLPVKVIIQQDQDIVTEDYLPYIETISKEIEKNDNVDSVRSITRPAGDVIDDLYVDSQLAQVGDGLNEATNGIDDVQNGLTEVQNGLDSISNQIPSSSNAGGLEEAVNGLGQINDQLGSISAGLQQSQNVAAASEQLGQVQQQLGQIQQGLAGASSDLQGQAGQASELSGGITELSKGVGSSIDGLDEIKNGLQDAADIVTDMGNSKALRDTGVFIPDGTLEDEEFEPAIDRYAFDEQKAVTLEVILKKDPYSTEAIDTVREIKETVSRTIDGTPLEDATVAYNGVASINSDLSDISTSDFTRTVIIMLVGLFIILTILFRSMIMPLVMIGSLLLTYFTSMAISELIFINLLGYDGITWAVPFFGFVMLIALGVDYSIFLLDRFNEEASIGIREAMHRSMAKMGTVVITAAIILAGTFGAMMPSGVLSLMQIATIVITGLLLYGLIVLPLLIPAVVVSFGKGIWWPFKPKK; encoded by the coding sequence ATGAGACAAATTTTAAAATTCAAATGGCCAATTGCCATTGCACTTATTGCTCTAACAGCCGTACTATTTGTTTTATCCCCTAACCTTACGAAACAGGCTGAAGATGCTGGAACCTTTCAATTACCTGAAAATGCAGATTCAAAAATAGCCGCAGACATTCTTGAGGAAGCTGGTGCGGGCGATGAAACCATTTCACTTGTCTTCACCTTCGATGAACCAGTAAATGAGGACTCTAAAGAAAAAGTTTCTTCAATTGCAGAAGAAATTGCTGGAGAAGGCTCACTCATAAAAGAAGTACTCGATCCATTTGAAAGTGAAGAGATGTCTGATCAACTTGTTTCAGATGACGAACAAACCATTCTTCTTCCCATTACAGTCGATGGAACAGACGATGAAGTGAATGAACTCGCCAATCATATTCGTCAGGATCTAATTCCAGACAATACGACCGCTTACCTTACAGGTGAATCCATTATTAATCACGATGTGAATGAAAGTGCTCAAAAAGGACTTGAACGTACTGAAATCATTACTGTTGTGTTGATTTTCGTTCTACTTTTGGCCGTTTTTCGTTCGATTACAACACCTTTCATTCCTTTACTTGCAGTAGGGGTTACGTATCTCCTAAGTCAATCGATCGTAGCCTTTTTGATTGATTGGATCGGCTTTCCTGTATCCAACTATACTCAGATTTTCCTCGTTGCCGTCCTGTTCGGGATTGGAACAGACTATTGTATCCTCCTCTTAAGCAGGTATAAAGAAGAATTAACTGAGGGACATTCTGTAGAAGATGCGATTGTGAATACTTACAAAACAGCAGGTCGTACCTTATTAATTAGTGGATTAGCTGTATTCATCGGTTTCGCAGCGATTGGCTTTGCAGACTTCCCGATATTTAAATCAGCTGTTGGGGTTGCTGTAGGAATCGCGATTCTTATGCTCGTCCTGTTTACGCTTGTGCCATTCTTTATGGCCTTATTAAAAGATAAGTTGTTCTGGCCTTCAAAGAAATCAGCGTCACACAAAGATAGTAAACTGTGGACTTCGTTCGGTCGTTTCTCTATTAACAAGCCCATTTGGTCTATGCTCGTTGTCGCTGTTATTATGGTTCCACTACTTTTCACTTACGACGATCAACTGTCGTTTAATACAGTAAACGAGATTGGTAGTGACTATGAATCTGTTAAAGGACTAGATGCAATTGAGGAAGGGTTCGGCCAAGGTGATTCACTTCCGGTTAAAGTGATCATTCAGCAGGATCAAGATATTGTTACAGAAGATTATCTTCCTTATATCGAAACAATTAGTAAAGAAATTGAGAAAAATGATAACGTTGATTCCGTTAGGTCCATTACAAGACCAGCAGGAGATGTGATTGATGATCTTTATGTTGATTCACAACTTGCACAAGTTGGGGATGGGCTCAACGAAGCAACGAATGGCATCGATGATGTTCAAAACGGCCTAACCGAAGTTCAAAATGGATTGGATAGTATTAGTAACCAAATTCCTTCTAGCAGCAATGCTGGTGGACTTGAAGAAGCCGTAAATGGACTGGGGCAAATTAACGATCAACTTGGCTCTATTTCCGCAGGGCTTCAACAATCGCAAAATGTTGCTGCTGCTTCCGAACAGCTTGGGCAGGTGCAACAACAGCTCGGACAAATCCAACAGGGCCTCGCTGGCGCCTCTTCGGATCTACAAGGTCAGGCTGGTCAGGCGTCTGAGCTAAGCGGTGGCATTACTGAACTATCTAAAGGTGTGGGTTCATCCATTGATGGTCTTGATGAAATAAAGAACGGCTTACAAGATGCTGCAGACATCGTGACCGATATGGGTAATTCGAAAGCTCTTCGGGATACAGGTGTATTTATTCCAGATGGAACCCTTGAAGACGAAGAATTTGAGCCTGCCATCGATCGCTATGCCTTCGATGAACAAAAAGCGGTAACACTTGAAGTTATTTTAAAGAAAGATCCTTATTCTACGGAAGCTATTGATACTGTAAGAGAAATTAAAGAAACAGTATCACGAACGATTGACGGTACGCCGCTTGAAGATGCAACTGTCGCTTATAACGGCGTAGCAAGTATTAACAGTGACCTATCTGACATTTCAACAAGTGATTTTACTAGAACAGTCATTATCATGCTTGTCGGTTTGTTTATTATTCTAACAATCCTTTTCCGCTCCATGATCATGCCACTTGTTATGATTGGTTCGCTGTTACTCACATACTTTACGTCAATGGCGATATCGGAGTTAATCTTTATTAATCTACTAGGCTATGATGGCATCACATGGGCAGTTCCATTCTTTGGATTTGTAATGTTAATTGCACTAGGTGTCGACTACTCCATCTTCCTACTCGACCGTTTTAACGAAGAAGCTTCCATTGGGATTAGGGAAGCAATGCATCGCTCTATGGCAAAAATGGGTACGGTAGTCATCACGGCCGCTATTATCCTAGCCGGTACATTCGGGGCCATGATGCCTTCAGGCGTTCTTAGCTTAATGCAAATTGCGACCATTGTCATTACTGGCTTACTTCTTTACGGTCTAATCGTTCTACCACTTCTAATTCCTGCTGTTGTTGTCTCATTCGGTAAAGGAATTTGGTGGCCTTTTAAACCTAAAAAATAA
- a CDS encoding aminoglycoside phosphotransferase family protein encodes MKFQKQFVQSVRLYFKEEGEAWLQELPGIIHYCEQKWSMKMEKPYRLSINYVAPAKLRNGKEIVVKICIPGADFLNELESLRLFKHQGIVNVLDYEIEKGIIILEKLSPGYTLAEIEDDETACYLAAQVVRRLSFPAPRNTRIQTTRAREEELRDTVNRNEKGYGPLSQHLLVNALSIFAKLNKTIAQYKLLHGDFHHYNVLASEQGDWVAIDPKGLIGEVEYDVIQFLLNRLPDKGVYEVTKKRIEILTNELNLNLERLFLWGYCHAVLATVWTVEGMSYNSCFYRMIYIFERLYFEYYGIGIGCYVD; translated from the coding sequence GTGAAGTTTCAAAAGCAGTTTGTGCAATCGGTTCGTCTTTATTTTAAGGAAGAAGGAGAAGCATGGCTACAGGAGTTACCTGGAATCATCCATTATTGTGAACAAAAATGGTCAATGAAAATGGAAAAACCTTACCGTCTCTCTATTAATTATGTTGCCCCTGCTAAGCTTAGGAACGGAAAAGAAATAGTGGTGAAAATTTGTATACCAGGAGCTGACTTTCTTAATGAGCTAGAATCACTACGTTTATTTAAACATCAGGGGATAGTGAATGTCCTTGACTATGAAATAGAAAAGGGAATTATCATTTTAGAGAAATTGTCACCTGGATATACGTTAGCTGAAATAGAGGATGACGAAACAGCCTGTTATTTAGCAGCGCAAGTTGTTAGAAGGCTATCCTTTCCTGCTCCAAGAAACACTCGAATTCAAACGACGAGAGCAAGGGAAGAAGAGCTTCGAGATACGGTCAATCGTAATGAGAAAGGATACGGTCCGCTTTCCCAACATTTGCTCGTAAATGCACTAAGCATTTTTGCTAAGCTGAATAAAACAATCGCTCAGTATAAGTTGCTTCATGGAGACTTTCATCATTATAATGTACTGGCTTCAGAACAGGGAGATTGGGTTGCGATTGATCCAAAGGGATTAATCGGTGAAGTAGAGTATGATGTGATCCAATTTCTTTTAAATCGTCTTCCTGATAAAGGGGTTTATGAAGTAACGAAAAAGCGGATAGAAATTTTAACAAATGAACTGAACCTGAATCTAGAGCGATTGTTTTTGTGGGGATATTGTCATGCCGTACTAGCGACAGTGTGGACAGTCGAAGGCATGAGTTATAATAGCTGTTTTTATAGGATGATTTATATTTTTGAGAGACTATATTTTGAATATTACGGAATTGGAATAGGGTGTTATGTAGATTAA
- a CDS encoding NUDIX hydrolase, which yields MRTRQAVGAIVTYKHRFLIVHKTKMNTKAGQESQGETWDFVKGGVEDEDRDVEASIRRELLEETGSIKYKLMKRFDESITFEFPAEVQNKIGYQNQVTTMFHYEYEGDEQDLSPLDKEIDQLRFVGEKELLLMLKHPETQEFIKQANFERKK from the coding sequence ATGAGAACAAGACAGGCTGTGGGGGCTATCGTAACGTATAAGCACCGTTTTTTGATCGTTCATAAAACAAAGATGAATACCAAAGCGGGACAAGAGTCTCAGGGTGAAACGTGGGATTTCGTTAAAGGTGGAGTAGAAGACGAGGATAGAGACGTTGAAGCTTCGATTAGAAGAGAATTGCTAGAGGAAACGGGATCAATAAAATACAAGCTGATGAAGAGGTTTGATGAATCGATCACATTTGAATTTCCAGCTGAGGTTCAAAATAAAATAGGCTATCAGAACCAGGTTACCACCATGTTTCACTATGAGTACGAGGGGGATGAACAGGATCTTAGCCCGCTTGATAAGGAAATTGATCAGCTACGTTTTGTTGGTGAAAAAGAGTTATTGCTCATGCTTAAGCACCCTGAAACACAGGAGTTCATTAAACAGGCTAATTTCGAACGAAAAAAATAA
- a CDS encoding M15 family metallopeptidase, with the protein MKRRSKNLITFFFIIGVGIFCIYISDDLERQFIKKDVPLPTDLHPKVNEAKKALMNRAAEAGIEIVITAGHRTKEEQDALYEKGRSTGGQVVTNVAGGGSYHNYGLAIDFALKLDDGDVVWDMERDDNGNGKSDWMEVVAMAKDLGFEWGGDWSSFKDYPHLQMDFGFTMRELKNGHMPDESEYATN; encoded by the coding sequence ATGAAACGACGATCGAAAAACCTTATAACCTTCTTTTTTATAATAGGAGTCGGTATCTTTTGTATCTATATAAGTGATGATCTTGAAAGACAATTCATAAAGAAGGATGTGCCCTTACCAACTGATCTTCACCCAAAGGTTAATGAAGCAAAAAAGGCGTTGATGAATCGAGCTGCTGAAGCTGGAATAGAAATTGTGATAACCGCTGGGCATCGAACGAAAGAAGAACAGGATGCTCTTTATGAAAAGGGACGTTCTACTGGGGGCCAGGTGGTGACGAACGTAGCGGGCGGCGGTTCCTATCATAACTACGGACTAGCAATTGATTTTGCATTAAAGTTAGATGATGGTGACGTCGTTTGGGATATGGAGCGAGACGATAATGGTAACGGGAAGTCAGATTGGATGGAGGTTGTTGCTATGGCGAAAGACCTTGGTTTTGAATGGGGAGGCGATTGGAGTAGCTTCAAAGATTATCCTCATCTTCAAATGGATTTTGGTTTCACAATGCGAGAGTTAAAGAATGGTCATATGCCAGATGAGAGTGAATATGCGACAAACTAG
- a CDS encoding topology modulation protein yields the protein MNRIMVMGSSGGAGKSTFARRLGEILDLKVFHLDTLFWKPNWVETSLDEFRDTQEKIAMTEKWIMEGNYSNSYDIRVARADTIIYLDVPRLLCIYRVLKRWVTHIGQTRPDMGKGCKEKVDWSFLTFIWTTYYPRKEKMRSRFEQLEQTSPDKTIIHLKNKADIAKFLHELHSKHTILS from the coding sequence ATGAACCGAATTATGGTAATGGGCTCTTCCGGCGGGGCGGGTAAATCCACTTTCGCCCGTCGGCTCGGTGAAATTCTAGATCTGAAAGTTTTTCATCTTGATACCCTTTTCTGGAAGCCCAATTGGGTGGAAACAAGTCTTGACGAATTCCGTGATACCCAGGAAAAGATTGCTATGACTGAAAAATGGATAATGGAAGGGAATTATAGCAATTCTTACGATATTCGGGTTGCACGAGCTGATACGATTATTTACTTAGATGTTCCGAGATTGCTTTGCATTTACAGGGTGCTAAAACGATGGGTCACTCATATCGGTCAAACTCGTCCTGATATGGGCAAAGGGTGTAAAGAGAAAGTGGATTGGTCTTTTTTAACTTTCATTTGGACGACCTATTATCCTCGTAAAGAAAAAATGAGAAGTAGATTCGAACAGTTAGAACAAACTTCCCCCGATAAAACCATAATACATTTAAAAAACAAAGCAGATATCGCTAAGTTTCTTCATGAACTTCATTCAAAGCATACAATTTTGTCATAA
- a CDS encoding GNAT family N-acetyltransferase, with product MNIRRARKGDEEWITYLLSEMGYETSVCEVTERLKPILSDPLYVTLVSEKQESLIGLLGMHYERSYVANILVARIITMVTAKDYRQQGVGKTLLLEAENLAREKGASTIVLNSGNRDERKSAHLFYEACGFTGKSTGFYKSID from the coding sequence ATGAACATTAGAAGGGCTAGAAAAGGTGATGAGGAATGGATTACTTATTTGCTTTCAGAAATGGGGTATGAGACCTCTGTCTGCGAAGTGACGGAGCGTCTAAAACCAATTTTGTCAGATCCTTTGTACGTCACGCTTGTTAGTGAAAAACAGGAGTCTTTGATTGGACTGCTTGGAATGCATTATGAACGATCTTATGTTGCTAATATTCTTGTTGCAAGAATTATTACAATGGTAACGGCAAAAGATTACCGGCAGCAGGGAGTTGGGAAGACTCTGCTTTTGGAAGCAGAAAATCTAGCTCGTGAAAAGGGTGCCTCAACCATCGTCTTAAATAGTGGGAATCGGGATGAAAGGAAGTCTGCCCACCTTTTTTATGAAGCGTGTGGGTTTACAGGGAAATCCACGGGGTTTTATAAATCGATAGATTGA
- a CDS encoding MFS transporter, giving the protein MSVVLNNNQPYTSKDAGFWRAAVSLGCGALLVFSALYAFQPLLPIFASEFHLTATTSSLLMSMPVITMIPGLLILGFVSDRYGRTVVMKISLLFVLSSLLIMPFMNSFLLLLIIRCIEGFFLAGIPASAMAYLADEVAPSNVGLATSIFIASNAMGGLSGRVATGYLTDLYSWQVSFIILAGFAIIAIICFYWLLPPSRFFKGGNSSVIKDMKGMFVHLRDRRLLSLFTLGFLIQVIFTGVWTYLPFFLKQDPFSLSLKWISLAYFAYILGVVSPPIAGRISSRIGLRRTMVTGLLLLTLGVAITLYQELIVVMIGLCVICAGFFISHSMASASVAKTAEHHKSGASSFYLISYYAGVAAGSSGVGILWDGLGWIGVVSLLILIVPLLLLFSQKQVSKRYHYEDLRGEKAR; this is encoded by the coding sequence GTGTCAGTTGTTCTAAATAACAATCAGCCATATACATCAAAAGATGCGGGTTTCTGGCGAGCGGCGGTTAGTCTTGGATGTGGAGCATTATTAGTCTTTTCGGCACTTTATGCTTTTCAACCATTGCTTCCAATATTTGCGAGTGAATTTCATTTAACGGCAACAACGTCAAGCTTACTTATGTCCATGCCCGTCATCACGATGATACCAGGACTTCTTATACTTGGCTTTGTTTCAGACCGCTATGGGCGAACAGTAGTGATGAAAATATCGCTCCTTTTTGTCCTTAGTTCATTACTAATAATGCCGTTTATGAATTCATTCCTTCTTCTGCTTATTATTCGGTGTATTGAGGGATTCTTTCTTGCAGGTATACCGGCATCGGCGATGGCTTATCTTGCAGATGAAGTAGCTCCAAGTAACGTAGGACTTGCTACGAGCATTTTTATTGCGAGCAATGCAATGGGGGGACTTAGTGGACGAGTCGCAACAGGATATTTGACTGACTTATATAGTTGGCAAGTAAGTTTTATCATCCTTGCAGGGTTTGCTATTATAGCGATCATTTGCTTTTATTGGCTCCTGCCGCCCTCTCGCTTTTTTAAGGGGGGGAATAGCAGTGTTATAAAGGATATGAAAGGAATGTTTGTACATTTAAGAGATCGTCGGCTCTTATCGCTATTTACGCTTGGCTTTCTCATTCAAGTGATCTTTACGGGCGTGTGGACATATTTGCCTTTCTTCCTTAAACAAGATCCATTTTCTCTTTCGTTAAAATGGATCTCCCTTGCTTATTTTGCGTATATTCTCGGAGTAGTTTCACCACCAATTGCAGGACGAATTTCATCTCGTATTGGCTTACGGCGCACGATGGTAACGGGCCTATTATTATTAACGTTAGGAGTTGCCATTACACTATATCAAGAACTGATTGTGGTAATGATTGGGCTTTGCGTTATTTGTGCAGGGTTTTTCATTTCTCATTCGATGGCATCAGCTTCTGTTGCAAAGACGGCAGAGCATCATAAGAGTGGGGCATCTAGTTTTTATTTGATTAGTTACTATGCCGGGGTAGCAGCAGGTAGTTCGGGCGTTGGTATCCTATGGGACGGTTTGGGATGGATAGGGGTAGTGAGCTTACTTATTTTAATTGTGCCGCTTTTATTATTATTTTCACAAAAACAGGTTTCAAAAAGATATCATTATGAAGACTTACGAGGAGAGAAAGCACGATGA